From Carassius auratus strain Wakin chromosome 10, ASM336829v1, whole genome shotgun sequence, a single genomic window includes:
- the LOC113109802 gene encoding uncharacterized protein LOC113109802, with product MGTETSPCANQYAAIGLTSTALLISLCLNVAFCLLRRKGKKYAVNENMFEYGDEPLHQDSLRSYRFEDDEMERQENPIYGNICLEGGGAFEMIQEVCYEQMSQANTAKHGLKVQPGDVSYASLDLTANKKRRKKRKYHRQAQTHQAQTHPQPASQQNCMDQDDEADVTLPSRSSSLMLSRHSIYLNSHQVALEAEEREREREREREREMEMEMERERGDNGEREFEMHRNVHEGFDHSLGRSRQSLKQDS from the exons ATGGGGACAG AAACATCTCCGTGTGCAAATCAATATGCTGCTATTGGTCTGACATCGACTGCACTGCTGATATCTTTGTGCTTAAATGTTGCCTTCTGTTTATTaagaagaaagggaaaaaaatatgcAG tTAATGAAAACATGTTTGAATATGGAGATGAGCCATTACATCAAGATTCACTTCGGTCTTACAG GTTTGAGGATGATGAGATGGAAAGACAGGAAAATCCGATTTATGGAAATATATGTTTAGAGGGAGGAG GAGCTTTTGAAATGATTCAGGAGGTGTGCTATGAACAAATGTCACAAGCAAACACAGCAAAGCATGGATTAAAG GTCCAGCCAGGGGACGTGTCCTATGCCTCTCTGGATCTAACTGCAAATAAAAAGCGTAGGAAGAAGAGAAAATACCACAGACAGGCTCAAACTCACCAGGCCCAGACACACCCTCAACCTGCATCCCAGCAAAACTGCATGGACCAGGATGATGAGGCTGATGTCACCCTCCCATCCCGGAGCAGTAGCCTCATGCTTTCACGTCACAGCATCTACCTCAACAGTCATCAAGTAGCCCTGGAGGcagaagagagggagagggaaagggagagggagagagaaagagagatggaaatggaaatggaaagagaaagaggtgataatggagagagagagtttgAAATGCACAGAAACGTGCATGAAGGCTTCGATCACTCTCTCGGTAGATCAAGACAAAGTCTAAAACAGGACAGTTAA
- the LOC113109803 gene encoding mitochondrial import inner membrane translocase subunit Tim10 B-like: protein MDPAGQLRNLRDFLLVYNRMTEICFQRCTSNFNYRNLTMDEERCADSCAGKLIRTNHRLMGTYVQLMPAMVQKRMQEMESKAAEMAKAEAEAAAQGGALSLENPSTAITATTPMLESPEIPSVSNNPSDIKTNVLAFGQTQSLTDVPTVQNDSQTFINESLEGLVAPSPEISTSSSVPKKDGGPVLSAVEKYNLNTSSVATTSFPETWSEGGAGTSPQNPS, encoded by the exons ATGGACCCCGCCGGACAGCTACGAAAT TTGCGGGACTTCCTCCTCGTTTACAATCGCATGACGGAAATCTGCTTCCAGCGATGCACAAGCAATTTCAATTACAGAAATCTGACGATGGATGAG GAGCGATGTGCTGACAGTTGTGCTGGCAAATTAATAAGGACCAATCATCGTTTGATGGGCACATATGTGCAGCTGATGCCTGCGATGGTGCAAAAGCGAATGCAGGAGATGGAGAGCAAAGCTGCAGAAATGGCAAAAGCTGAAGCTGAAGCTGCAGCACAAGGAGGTGCTTTATCATTAGAAAATCCATCTACTGCCATCACAGCAACAACGCCAATGCTTGAGAGCCCAGAGATACCTTCAGTGTCTAATAATCCATCAGATATAAAGACAAATGTCTTAGCTTTTGGACAAACACAATCATTGACAGATGTGCCCACAGTACAAAACGATTCACAAACCTTTATAAATGAGTCTTTAGAAGGACTAGTAGCACCATCACCAGAGATCTCAACATCTTCTAGTGTACCTAAAAAAGATGGAGGTCCTGTCTTGAGTGCAGTAGAAAAATACAATCTGAATACCAGCAGTGTAGCAACCACATCATTTCCTGAAACATGGTCTGAAGGGGGAGCAGGAACGAGCCCCCAAAATCCATCTTGA